From Rhododendron vialii isolate Sample 1 chromosome 7a, ASM3025357v1:
TGTTTTTACCTTTGTTGAAATCCATTCTTGTCTAATAAGTTATTTTCCTCTTTGTTGCTTGTAAAGTGTTGCGGATTTAAATTTTACTTATCTAGTTTCAATTTTGTTACTTTAGCTTATACGTAGAGTGAGCTATAAGAAACATGATCCTGGGTTAGCTTAGGAGCTTAGTCTGTAATTTGAAAGCAGGGTTTTAGCTTATACCTAGTGTTATACTGTTGTGTCTTCCTCCCATTTGTTAGTTATCAGATCAATAATAACCCTCAAATTGCGCTAACTAAATGGCGTACAAAAATTAGGACTTCCCCTATTTTGTGGTTTTTTACCCtgttgaaatccaatttttgttACTGAGTTTATTTCCCTCTTTGTTGGTTGTAAAATGTCTTGGATCTGACTTTATCTAGTTTAAATTTTGCAACTTTAGCTTATACTTTGTGTGAGCTATTAAGAAAAAGATCTTGGGCCAGCTTAGGAGCTTAGTCTGTGATTTCAAAGTAGGGTTTTAGCTTATACCTAGTGTTAGACTGTCATGCCTTCCTCCCATTTGTTACTAATCAGATCAATAATAGCCCTCAAATTGAGCTAACTACATGGAGTACCAAAATTAGGACTTCCctattttggggattttttctctgttgaaatccaattttttgcCAATCAGTgtgtttttcctctttgttgGTTGTAAAATGTTGAGGATTTAAGTTTATATATGTAACACCCCAAAAATTCAgagacattaaaaaaattgaaaagagatTTCCAGTTGGTTTTCCATTTCGAAgcatttaaaattcaaaaagttttgTCAATTCCAACACAATCAAATCACAACATACCAACCTTAAAGTAATTTGCCAGATTCTCTTACTGtacaatattaaaataattaattgaaattaCAAAGCAATTAAGGGTGTAACTAGGGTTCGATAATATCTTCTTTGGTCAACATTAAATCATTCTTTGCCTACGGCCCTTCTGTTCCGTCTTCAATACCTtacgttcgagttaccagggcaacatagtaccgtgagcgatgacacTCAATAGCCAAAATCCACccgaaacccataacttacaaacaaaggCATGTACAATACAGTTAAATTAAAAGGCAAATTAAGCAATAAGATCAAATTCAATTACTAGCCATTAACTCAGTGAATTCTAGAATCTCAACCTTTGAGAAACATCCTCCCATGCTAACCACTAGGACTATGGCTATTCGTGATACCGCTCCTCCTTGCTTGCCCTAACCGGGAGCCCTAATGAAACGACCTAAGTTATTTACTTAGTCGGAGTCATCAACCACCTCGCAAGGATGAATTCCCAAGGGAACTAACTGTAACCACTGGGCCCACAAGGAACTAACCGTAACCTTGGGAGTATATAGACCATAACCTGGTACTATAATATATATCATCCTTTTATCTCCTATTCAAAAAGAGCAATCGCGTAATGCCATATCCTAAGGTTTCGAATCGACCATCAACTGCCATACCCTGGCTTCATTTCTCCTCTCCCAAACTAGACTCTGTGGATAACCTCCAACAGATCCGGATTGACTGGGTAACCTCCAAAAATCCCACGTAAACATCATTCCTCTGGCTAACCCCCAATTACCTCATCTCCTATCTTCCGATTTCCTTTAACTTAAAAATCGTCTATGTGATCTTCTATCTAAGTACACCAAACCCCTATGAACCTAATGTCCATTCTAAGTACAACAGCATTTCACACAGTTTAACATTTTTACTTAACATGCTAACAGACTAACAACAATTAATTTCACAATAAGAACAAATCATGCAAAACTAACAtgcaataaaaatttatcatgTCATCGAGTTTATCATGCAAATAAATTTATCATGCGATTAAACTAAGATTAAACCGGAAATTTATTAACCGTAGGACTTATAATGTTATCACTTATTCATTATGGTGGTTTAAAAGCTATTCAAACTCAAGGGGACAAAAAGTAAATAATCTAATTAAGTTTTCAATATTCCAATGGccactttattcaaaaaaaaaagaaacatggtTTTCGGCCGGGTGCGACCGGCGACGTCGGGTCCGAATCTTATCATAccgaaacaaaaacaaaaatcattaCGGAACATAATATATacgtagggaggtgagttccggACTACCTCTTGTCCGCGAAAAGGTTTTCGGAGGGGTTCGGTGGCAGGTCGAGGCTGCGGCGGAGCTCAGCTAAAATGATGGTGAGAGGATGAGCGGCGGCTGGAGGTGGCGGTGGTGCTGACCGGTGGTGGGATCCGGTTGGGGGTGAGCGTGGTCGGATGGTGATAGTGGTTGGCTGGAGGTGATGGAGGAGTTCGGGTGGTGGGAGGAGGTGGCGGGTGATGATGGCAGGTGGCAGTCCGGTTGGTGAGGTGGAGAGGTGGTGGAGGAGTTCGGTTgggaagaggaggagaaggTGTGGTGTTCGGGTGGTGACGAGAGGTGGCGATGATGGCGAGAGGTGGTGACTATGGAGGCCGGctgccccctctctctctctcccacactgcgtgctctctctctttctgccGTGGGTGTGTATGTGCTgggaacaaaaactaaaagggAGGAAAGGGGTTATAATATTGGGTTTGGATCTTGGCATGGGGGGTTTTAACTCTTGGGTCATGATGTGTTGTCTCACTTGGAGGGAATTAAGGAGAAGAATGGGGGATTTTGTTTGCTCCCTCTCTACCGAAAAAAATGAAGGATGGGGGAAAATGATCCGGTGCAACGCACGAACACATTAGGAAAAACCACTTGCCGGATACGCGTGCACACGATCGATTACGGAAATAAAACtggtgtgacgacataaataattttttgagcaaataatattttgataattattattatttataaaaaaaaataccgggtctttacaataTAGTTTGAGTTGAAGTCCAGATGGCAGGGATGGGCTTTGACAATATTGATATTAAGGCATTGGGTGGGAGGTCTGTGATTTTAACTTGTTCTAGCAGAGACGAAATGGAGAAAATGGTTAAAGAACGCTGTCTTCAAAGGTGGTTTTCTGAAACTAATCCGTGGGATGGTCAAGCGGCGTGTGCTGAAAGATTTGTTTGGTTGTGTTGTTATGGGACTCCGCTCAATGTATGGAGTAATACTTCCTTCCAATCTATTGGGGAATTATGGGGTTCCTTCATATCTACAGACGAATCAACACTGAAGATGTCATCTCTTGCGGAGGCTAAGATTCTAATCGCCACAAATATTTTCAAGGAAATTGACGAGTGGATTACCGTTGATGTCGAAGGTAAGAGCTACAAAGTTAAGGTGATGGAAGATCCGTGTAACCAACCACATGAAGCGGAGAAACAGATTCCAAGAGTTAGTCTAGATATTTCCTCGAATTCAGAGGAAGAATcaaaggaagaggaggaggacgaTGTGGGGGTTATTCCGGTGTCTATGAGTGCAACCAATGGGTCCTCTTCAAATGCGGAGCTGGACGTTGTTCACAGAAGCGAATCCCATTGCAAGTCAGTAAGTGGTGGCGTCGATACTAGACTCAATGAGGTCAATCTTGATGAGGATAATATGCTTGTGGCCGACTCTGAACCTTCGGAGTCTTTTCAGGGTAGTGAGGATAGTGAAATAGCTGCAAAGGAAAAATCCCAAACCTTTTATGATGGAGCAATTGTTGCGGGGGATAATACTCCTTGTTCAGAAGATGGCGCAATGGTATATGACCCTGCTTCAGAGGTTGCGGAACCTAATGAAGGCTTTTGGAACCTATCAAAAGTAGGCTTTTTAAATGACAAGGAAGTTGAGGGCATCCATCTTTTTGTTGACCTCAACCCAGTTGAGGAGGCTAAGAATTCagggaaagaaaaatgggaacaGAAGTCAGTAGACAATATTTTGGGCATTCCAAAACCCAAGAAGAGGGGTGCAAGTAAGAATCACAAATCCAAGAAGACAGGcggaaaaaagaagcaaaaaagcaTTGTGTTTAGATCTGCGATTGCTGCTGCGGCTTTATCCACTTTTTCCGGAGACACTAACAGGTTTCACCTGGATGATGCAAAGGCTGCTCGGTCTATCGACAAAATCTTGGCCGAAGATTATTTGGGTGATGATGAGGAAGTTTTAAGTAAACTCATGATTGATCATTAATCATCTCAGGGGCATGTGGTTGGGTGTGTTTTGTCTCTTCTTTGGGTTTTTGGCCcgggttggcttcttgccatccACGGGTGGttattttcccttttggttCCTAGCAgcatggcatatgattgtcagaGTTCTCTTTGCTCTATTTGATGCCTCGTGCTTcggatccttttaatctttgtaatctgttttcaaaaattaataaattttctttgctgttcaaaaaaaaaaaaaatagtttagttTTATAACTTAGTGTATACTTAGTGTGGGTTATTAAGAAACATGATACTGGGTCAGCTTAGGAGTGCTTAGTCTATAATTTCAAAGTAGGGTTTTAGcattttatacttttcacatgCTAGGGCTAAGTCACATAGTGCTCCTGCGCGAGCGTGAAAgcgtctttcaaaaaaatccaggATTACTTAAATTCACGAGAGCGAGAATTGAGAGTGGGAGCAAGGGTCCTACTGAATGATTAGGAGACTTAGTGCTATTGTAAACTTCCCGACGGCTACCTGGATCTGATTATTGGGTAGGATTAAGTATACCTTCCATTTGATAGTAATCAGTTCAATAATAACCCTCAAATTGAGCTAACTAAATGGAGTGCGAAATTAGGACTCTacttattgtttgtttttcCGTTGTTGAAATCCTTTTATGTACAATAAGTCTGTACTTCCTCTTTGTTGTTTGTAGAAGTTTAAGGATTTGAATTGACTTAGTTTTAATTTCATAACTTTAGCTTGTGCTTGATGTGAGGCTGTGAGCTATTAAGAAACATGATCCTGGGTCAGTGTGCAAAGGGGTTTTAGCATTTGCTACTTTTTCACATGCTAGGGTAGAATACCGAACAACAATGTTTGAGTGGTCGGAAATGATAAGGGGATACGTCCTACCGTACCTTGGGACATATAAATTTGTACCTCCTCCATACTAACTAACAGCCCCCTCGGGGgatggtgagaaaagaaaaggaagaaccGAAGAAGAAATCCTATCACTTTTTTGGATGGATAAAGAGGTGAGGCATGgtgaaaagtgaaaagaaattGTGTGTTTAGTGGTATATTTTTGTTTCCCACGAATTGGTGAGATTTGATGCCAAACTCCAATCTTTTATTCTcaccctttctcaccatccaaaggggctgtaagAGGAAGGGTTTAATTATACCGCATCCTCCAATGTACTGTATGTGCATATTTTTTTAGGATTGGTTGTCTAATGGATATGTAATCCTTGCCCTGTTGCGGGGCAAGGTCATACACAATCCAATACTAGATTCTGTGTAGACTAGCaagtattttgtttttcacATTCACAAGTGTAACTTCAAAGTGTCGGGAAGGAAGAGGCTGTGTATTTGTTGTTTCTATTGTTATGGAGTGAGTGGTTATTTGTGGGGACGAGCTTGTTCATACAATAGACATTCATTTTCTAACTTTCTATGCCCACTTGTACAAACTTTGCTAACACGAAAGTTTAGCGAAAAAACTGCCTAATTTAAGCTTACCAAATGCCAAAGAAGCAGCTCTGGGGACCCTTTTCTCTCCTCCTTCAGTATCCCTCGCATTTTTTGCAGAGGTTGATGAAGGCTTGAAATTCACTTCTTTGCCCGGTTGAGAACCAAAAAAGCCACATCGATTCCCCCTCATTCATGTTTCTCTCGGGCCTTCTCAGCCATTAGTTTCCATTCTGACAGCATATCATCCCCTCCAACAGCAGCTCGGGCAGcaacatttgcagctgtggCCTGCATCTTGTATCCTCGTCTTTGTTTGCCTGCATATGTCgtaaaaagatttaaaaaataaccattttCCCTCCTTTTAGTGGTGAATGTTCTTCTATCAATCCTCAATGTTGCATGGAGTGTGGAACGGGTATCTAATGTGAATATGTGCCTAAGTGCCTGATATGTATATCCTCAAATGCATATGCTTTATGATTGGTTGTCTTATGGACATGTAATACTTGGACTGTTGCATGCAAAGGGTGAAAATAGAGTTCGCTTGGATTGATGATCGAATCGCGCGTCTAATCTGACTAATCAAACAGGCCGTACATCATCTGATTCAAATTTCTCTGTAGAAGCCAGCAGTGGGTTTATATTTGCGTAAACCAgcttgtatttttatttttgacattCGTTAAGTGGACCTTTCACTGTGTCAGGAAGGAAGAGGCTGCGcatttgttgttgttattgttgacGCAGTGAGTGGTTATTTGTGCAGATGAGCTTGTTGATAGCTATTGACATTCATTGTCTAACATTTTAGGAAGGGAGAGGCTGTaccttttgttgattttgtttgaCAAGTACCTTTTGTTGTTCTTATTGCCTATTACTGGTTGAGGGTATGCTGTAAGGAATTCCCGTTGGAAGGTCAATGCATTAACAATTTGACATAGAATGCAAACCCATTTTAGTTGTACCGGAGAGGAATGGGCTCACGGAGGTTTATATTTAAGTTGCAAAATAGGACTTAGGTTTTaagggaaggaagaagaagaaggtgagaTAGGGAAAAGGAGGAAGAAAGAATAACTAGGGTAAAGATGTAGGGGCATAATAAGCTTCTCTACCAGCCATGTATTTATGATGTTATGACCTGAAACAAGAAAATAACCTACCCTGTAAAATCACTAGCACAGACTAAcagcaaaaaaactaaaatataaCGCTAACAACTATAATGTTTTGGCCAGTAGCTATGGATTATGAACTCATTTTGGAAAGCTAGATTTATACTGGAtatgagtaggaaaaaaaattataaaatgtagTAAGCTTGTTGTTTTGACCGATAGCAGAGCATGTACACGAGAGTTCGTATGTGGGTTTCTTATTGATGTATACCGAACAGGATATTGTATTATCAACATACTTCTCTTTCTTTGATTTGTGGTAGACTGGTAGTGTATGTTTTAGTCAGTTTGTTCATTGAGGATCATATTTCAAAGTTTCCTTTTGTATATTATGGGACTAGTCTGCTCAAGTGGCCTTCATACTTGGATTTACTGCCTTTGACCCTTTGGACACTTTGCTAGTTATTTTTGTTCCCTTCTTAGAAGCATCTTGATTGATTATTGATTGAGTATTGCACTTAACAGCAGCTTTATCTAAAGGAATCTATCGCACTTCCAGTCAGTTATTTCCCCCATGGCACACTTCCAGCCAAGATGAAACAGCGAATTCTCGAAGTCAACAAAATCTGAATGGGTCCCAGCAACAGGCTCAACATTCATCTGAGACGGATCTAAAGCAACATGGATCTGGTCCTGAGAATCAGCGGCAACAGATTGACAATCAATTGCTAGATGATCGTCGACAACGGCAAGCAGAACAAAATACCCTCCATTTTTCTAGACCACCCAGCATTCATAATTCTGAAAAAAATCCCGAGTTACCAAAAATTAACCAACATGCAGCGGCAACAGAACAGAAGCCCGGGAATCCACGTGGACAAGTGCCTTTTGGCCTGTTGCTACCACTCTTAACACCTCAACTAGATAAAGACAGATCCATGCAACTTCAAACTGTTTTTAATAAACTGAAGGTGGATCCCAGACGTTGACTTCTATTTATCAACTTTACGAGTCTTATGAATGTCTTACGTTGGATAATCTTTTGTGATGACTCTCCAGCTGATGGggtaaaatttcatttttattcagaAAAATGAAATCTCCAAAGATATCTTTGTCCAGAACATGAGATCTATTGTTGGGGACCAGATGCTCAAGATCGCAGTGTATAAATTACATGCTCAGGTAATCATAAATCAGTTATTTGGTTGGAGTTACATAttacttaataaaaaaaaagtgttctacAAAGTTGATTCTGAAAACCACAAAGATTATCTAAACTATACTTTGATTGGGGTTTTGCTGAAACCAAACAGGGAAAACAGGCTCGAAACTCGCAGACTGGACCCAACCAGTTATCATTACAATCCCAAGCTTCTGCACAAGAACAGCATCAGAAAATGCAAACTGTTGGTCCTCATCAGGGAAATGTTCCCCAGTCATTTGCACAACTTCACCAGAAGGGAGGCACCAGTGACATGTCACATATCCCGTCTTCTGCATCACAACTGAAATCTGATTCAGCCAATTCGACAATGGGCAAGAAGCCATCTTTTCCAATTTATGGAAGTGCAGGCAATAGTTATCACCCATTTTCTGGATCTAATGTTAATGCTTCAGCCGCATCTCTCAAACAGCAACCCCATGATTCACAAATGAGGCAAGCTTCAGTTCATCAAAGCATTGATGCAAATCAGGTCAGTGACATCAACTCAGGCTGAATATTTCTAAATTCAAGTGGCAAACTTATTTAGGTGAAGAGTACAACGGTGAAGAATCTTTCTAACTTGATAAAATAGTAAATCTTTGCAACAGAATTTGGTTCATTGGCAATCATCAACTGGTCAAGAGCAGAAAAATGGTGCTCAATCATCGATGGCTTACGTTAAACAAGAGCCTGTTGATCAGGGGAATGAGCAACAGTACAAATCACTTCTGTCTTCCCCCAGGGGGTTGTCTTCTTTCTCCCCTTCACAGGCACATGGGAATGCAATGACAGGAACTTTAAAGGATGATGCCCTTGAGATGCATTCCGCCAGGATGGGGTTCTCCGGGATTACAAGTACGGTGCCTTCTAATACTGCATCTTCTTCTATGACAGCACAGCTGGACCCCAATAACTCGGTAATCTTAACGGGATCATTTACACTTACATGGTTCTGTCTTATTCTAAGATTCTCTAATGTGTGGATTGAACTTCAGGATGAGATAAACGAAATGTCCCACCACTTACAAACGCTCTTAAACAGTGAAGAATGTATAGAAGATTTTTAGGAACATTTCGGGTTTCTGTTGGTGTTCGTACATTTTGACTACTAGATCTGATGTTTGTCTTAATTTCAGTCGTCCAGCTATTTTGATTGCCTGATTGTCTTTCGCTGCTAATTGATGGCTAATCAATCTGGATAGTGTGTACTCTTTAATCATTAAATCCTGTAGTAGTGTCAGAGAGTTTCTATAGAGGTTTATGTGTGATTGCCTTTTAGAAACTTTGAACCTGATAAAACCTGATTTTTACCATAAAATAAACTTCACATTCCCGGAATTTTCGTCGATGGGTTTGGGTCGTGGCAGCTACTGATCTTATATTCATTGCTCTTCTCAAACTAAGAACAGAGAATATTTATCCAGCAATTTTAAAAGCTACTTCTAAGGGTTTTTTGAAGTGCTTATTTCAAGACAAAGGACAATTAAATATAAAGGCTCAATTTGCAGCTCTATAGGGCATTCTTGCATGTACATGCAAGAGGCCGGCAATGACATAGATGGTCTATATCGACAGGGCCCTCGTAAATACATCCAGTACATTGTCGTATGTGTATAGTCCATAAATATAGCGATAGCGCGTGGTTGATTTTCAACATGACTTTGTCAGCAAAAGAATAAGCATTTTGCAGGAAAATTCTTTCATAGAACTTATTTATCATTGGAGAATCAGTTCTCCTGCGTTTGCTTGACTCTTCAGTTTTCCTTCTCTTGTTTTTTATGCGTTACTCTTAATTTTTGATGTCTTATCATTTTTAATTGACCTCTTCCTTTCTTTTATGTTCAAAGCTCTTCCCTTTCCTATTAATGGGATTATTAATTGTTCTCTTCGGAAAAGGAACTTTTTTGGTTTACTATAATTTTCCAAAGTATTCACGATTAATTACTTTGTTGTCATATTTTTGCTTCCGGCTGTCCATTGGCTTACTTGTTGCTTTCATGTTTTATCAGTTAAGTTCTCGAATCCCATCTGCACTTACTCCAGTTGGACCTGGAAATAATGCAAAGACTCCCCCGAAAAGGCCTCCTATTGGTCAGAAGAAACCACTTGAATCCCTTGGTTCGTCGCCACCTCTATCAAGGTGTATTTCTTTAGCTGACGAAACTGAAAATCAGTCTTTGATTGTTGGTGCACTTTTGTTTCTCACTCACTATCAtcaaccttttttttgttatatctGACAGTAAGAAGCAAAAAGTATCTGGGACCTTTGCGGATCAAAGCATCGATCAACTCAATGATGTAACTGCTGTTAGCGGAGTTAATCTTAGGGTACGATGTTTTGCCATCATCTTTCTGGAATGTCAGTTAATAGCGCTCTCTAATGGTATGCTAGCCTACAACTATATTTTAGTATGAAACTCCAGATTGCCTCTTCCTATGGTGGGGCAAAACACATGTTATATTTACCTATATCTGTATATTGTGCAGAATTGATTACAAGGCACTATAGCTAAAATATAGCGTGTCCATTCATTTCTACCTCTTTCACCATGGGCCCACATGTAGCAATTCAATGCATCATGATTTGAAATAAATAGATGAAATAAGATCTGCACCATTGTAGAAGCAGTGCTAGCCATTTAGCTATTGAACCCTTAGTGATGGTCTAACTAAACACGCTTTGCAGATACTTTAAGAGGAGCTCACAGTTCTTTGATATGCTGTGTAATGTAGGAAGAGGAAGAACAGCTGCTTTCCGGGCCCAAGGAAGAAAGTCGAGTTTCAGAAGCATCTCGAAGGGTTgtgcaagaagaagaagaaaggctGATTTTGCAGAAAATACCCCTTCAAAAGAAATTGGCAGAAATCAGTTAAACATTCGTTTTGTGATGAAAATTTAATCTCTGTTGaatttatgaattttgtttctGGAGAGAACCAATTTTTTGAAGCATGCAGCTTGACAATTTGGAATGTGTATCGTGGCAGTGTCAAAATGCGGTGTGAAAAGTTCAAGCAATGATGTGGAGAGATGCTTGTCACTGGTGAGATTCTTGACCAGTATGCTTTTTTCCTTGTTAATCTTGCACCTTTCTTATGTAACTGAAAGTCCAGTGTGTAGAGGAAAGAATGCGTGGGCTGATAAGTAATCTGATCAGACTGTCAAAGCAGGTTGGTCTTTTTTTGCCTTAtcgtttttttctttcctctttgtgAAAATGAGTAGTCAAAGAAATGAAAGTTGATTTTGACCCAATATGTTGACATGAACTCTTGTAGCGGGTTGATATTGAGAAGCCAAGGCACCAAACTATTGTAACTTCAGATGTTCGGAAGCAGATCTTGGCGATTAACCAGAAAGCCAGGGAAGAATGGGAGAAAAAGCAGTCGGAAGCAGAAAAACTCCAAAAGCTCAATGAAGTGAGTTGCTCTTGCAAATTCAATTTATTTTGTGCATTTGCCTGCTTAGATACATGTGTTTTAAGTGTTATTTAAATGATTGCAGCTAGATGGTGATGCTGGAGTTGATGGTGATAAGGAGAGAGATGATGGTCGTGTGAAAACACTTAAGGTATTGAGCATGATTTTGCGGTACACAGACTCTTAACTCTTCCAAATGTAGATTTAAGCACCTGTCTTGGACGCCAAGCAAGCATATTTTGTAATTATAATTTGCCATGAACTTTGCATACAACTTATATATTACTCGTGATACACCTAAATGCACCTTGTATACACTATTTATCTTAGAAATTGAAGGAATATTTTAAGAATATGAATTTTACAGTGGGTCCCTGTGACCTTGAAATGAAAATTGGAGGAATTGAGCACTTAAGACACATATTCGCATTAGATACCTGATCCACACTCCATGTAACATAGAGCATGATTGACAGAAGAATATTCACCACTCAAAGGGGgggaaatagttttttttttttcaacttttactACATATGCAGGCAAACAAAGACGAGGATGACAAGATGCGGGccacagctgcaaatgttgCTGCCCGAGCTGCTGTTGGAGGGGATGATATGCTGTCAAAATGGCAGCTAATGGCTGAGCAGGCCCGACAGAAACGTGAAGGAGGGGGAGTCGATGTGGCTTCTGGTTCTCAGCAGGGCAAAGAAATGAGTTTCAAGCCTTCATCAACCTCTGCAAAAAATGCAAGGGATATTGAAGGAGGAGAGAAAAGAGTCCCCTCAGCTGCTTCTTTGGCATTTGGTAAGCTTGAATTAGGCAGTTTTTTAGCCAAATTTTGGTGTTAGCAATGTTTTACATGTGGGCATAGCTTCTTAGTACAGAGGTTTTCGAAGATGTCGACTTATTTTATAGTATAAAATTTATGAAGGAACCATTTTGTTGATGGCGGTATTTCCTTAGTTGTGCTACATTTTTACCAAATAGTGGTATTTCCTTCGTTGTGCTACAAGTTTATCAAATACACCATGgcggctactctctctctctctctctctctctctctctctctctctctctgtgtgtgtgtgtgtgtgtgtgaattaGAAGTCTCTCATATGCCTGAGTGCAGAATGTATTGTCCATTTAAACACGTCACAACGATGATTTTCTTCTCTTGCATTAGAAACAGTATTTGATAAAAAGAGTAGTCAATGATTCATATTAAATTGCTTGGTTTTTGCAGTCACTAGTATGTTAATCAACGTTGACAAATGTAACTGGGGAAAAGTATTGCCAAGTCAGCTGAGATTTGAATGATTTGTTAAGTAACCCTTAACAGTAGGGTTTGTTAGCAGAACATCATTAAACCATATTgcatgaaactttttttttttggattaaaccAATAGCATGAAACTTGAAGCTAGAGAATACCATAATTTTTAGTTGCTCCTTAAAATATTGTTAGGGCAGAACAAGTTCACGCAAGAGAGTATTCATTGGTAGACTCTCAAGGAAAGAGAATTAATGTGTGAATATTCCGGATAACTAATCTTTTCAATTGATTCCTTTGCGTATTATTAGCTTAAAAGACTGCAAACATATTGTTAATGTGTTTTGTGCAAGTTTTTGTTAGTTGCGTCAGAAAGCTCAACTTGTTTGGTAAAGTAGCTATCATTAGTTTTTGTGAAGTTATTGTTCGGATACCCTTTTTGTGCATACATATTCAACTTGAAAGATTGTGGTGTAATTTTTCGATTTCTATTTTAGCAGCTCAAATGAGCGGCTCCATTTTTCGGGGTCCAATTAGCTGAAAAGTCAAATGAGTGATAATTCAGAATTGATTGCAAATGCCTTTAGTTAACTTAGTTAAGTAAGCTAGCTTATAATTGCCCTTTGTTCTGTTGGAAATTGATTCTTCTCAGAGTGTATGTCGAGTTAATTAACAACTTCCTAGTTCCGGGACCAATTATTACCTTATCAGGACCATATAATTATCATTTCTTGGAGTTGCAAGTCTTCAAATTTGAAGGCAGAATTTCAGGCAAATTTGGAGGTTTGGTGAGGAAAAATCAGGACAATTACCAAgatacctttttgttttatgttaTTTCCTTGCATGATTGTTTGTTCACATTGTCAAAATAAAACAGGGATACAGCTCAGTTCATTTAACAGCATCTATGAACACTCTTCAATATTTTGGCACGTCTAGGGAATTGAATGGAGCCTTAGTGTGGTAAATTTCCGCGAAATGATAGTTTGTGTTGCTTGTTCCATTTCACGAGTTCTGATTTTAACCCTTGTTCTGTCAATAGGGTCGAGTAGGAAATTGGCGAGGAATCAAGTTGTGGTGCCTCAAACTAAAGCCACTCCCTCTATCTCGATTAAGGATGTTATTGCTGTCCTCGAAAGGGAGCCCCAGATGTCGAAGTCTACAGTGATGTATCGCTTGTATGAAAAAATG
This genomic window contains:
- the LOC131332308 gene encoding transcription initiation factor TFIID subunit 4b isoform X3, producing the protein MDPSIMKLLEEDEDETMHSGADVEAFTAALNRDIEGDNTSTSQPSDSDTGIYRTSSQLFPPWHTSSQDETANSRSQQNLNGSQQQAQHSSETDLKQHGSGPENQRQQIDNQLLDDRRQRQAEQNTLHFSRPPSIHNSEKNPELPKINQHAAATEQKPGNPRGQVPFGLLLPLLTPQLDKDRSMQLQTVFNKLKKNEISKDIFVQNMRSIVGDQMLKIAVYKLHAQGKQARNSQTGPNQLSLQSQASAQEQHQKMQTVGPHQGNVPQSFAQLHQKGGTSDMSHIPSSASQLKSDSANSTMGKKPSFPIYGSAGNSYHPFSGSNVNASAASLKQQPHDSQMRQASVHQSIDANQNLVHWQSSTGQEQKNGAQSSMAYVKQEPVDQGNEQQYKSLLSSPRGLSSFSPSQAHGNAMTGTLKDDALEMHSARMGFSGITSTVPSNTASSSMTAQLDPNNSLSSRIPSALTPVGPGNNAKTPPKRPPIGQKKPLESLGSSPPLSSKKQKVSGTFADQSIDQLNDVTAVSGVNLREEEEQLLSGPKEESRVSEASRRVVQEEEERLILQKIPLQKKLAEIMSKCGVKSSSNDVERCLSLCVEERMRGLISNLIRLSKQRVDIEKPRHQTIVTSDVRKQILAINQKAREEWEKKQSEAEKLQKLNELDGDAGVDGDKERDDGRVKTLKANKDEDDKMRATAANVAARAAVGGDDMLSKWQLMAEQARQKREGGGVDVASGSQQGKEMSFKPSSTSAKNARDIEGGEKRVPSAASLAFGSSRKLARNQVVVPQTKATPSISIKDVIAVLEREPQMSKSTVMYRLYEKMRGDAVAE